A stretch of Paenibacillus mucilaginosus 3016 DNA encodes these proteins:
- a CDS encoding GGDEF domain-containing protein, which translates to MNSNPASLSDTLYGPAGSVYLYSLLIVIIFMTMLVSFRLLVTRRKIGYLSMIIALGLLVIQHIQMIVLAYSGALSPGEEYTSLLLKVLAFVMVNIGIYQLYNATKRRDFILYGFTFALTVCVSITYWSAHRWLVGNEELHTLLRPLGMDLFLFVLIFLCFMLVHPRIGQNGKYQTMLTVYFAAHAIHTVNVYLFDGKQGELRLLELTTPFLFYIVLFLFIVERVIEILQAIYTSSITDDLTKLYNRKYFDARVVQYVKSAVPVSVIFSDIDNFKKLNDTKGHHMGDKVLKQVARILTEETDESGICGRYGGEEMVILVKDPDTDPLELAERIRQRVEKETVVTVSMGCKKWRRRMSPASLIKGADKAMYEAKTTGKNKVVQG; encoded by the coding sequence ATGAACTCGAATCCCGCATCGCTCAGCGATACCCTTTACGGACCTGCAGGCTCCGTCTATCTCTACAGCCTGCTCATCGTCATCATCTTCATGACCATGCTTGTTTCCTTCCGTCTGCTCGTCACGCGGCGCAAGATCGGCTACCTGTCCATGATCATTGCTCTCGGGCTCCTGGTCATCCAGCATATTCAGATGATCGTCCTGGCCTATTCGGGCGCCTTGTCGCCAGGTGAAGAATATACCTCGCTTCTGCTGAAGGTGCTCGCGTTCGTCATGGTGAACATCGGCATTTATCAGCTCTACAATGCGACCAAACGAAGGGATTTTATCCTCTACGGCTTTACCTTCGCCTTAACGGTCTGCGTCTCGATCACTTACTGGTCGGCCCACCGGTGGCTGGTCGGCAATGAAGAGCTTCACACGCTGCTGCGCCCTCTCGGCATGGATTTGTTCCTGTTCGTGCTTATCTTCCTGTGCTTCATGCTCGTCCATCCCCGGATCGGGCAGAACGGGAAGTACCAGACGATGCTGACCGTGTATTTTGCCGCACATGCCATCCATACGGTGAACGTATATCTCTTCGACGGGAAGCAGGGGGAGCTTCGCCTGCTGGAGCTGACGACTCCCTTCCTCTTTTATATCGTACTGTTCCTCTTCATCGTTGAGAGGGTCATCGAAATTCTCCAGGCCATCTACACCTCCTCCATCACGGATGACCTGACGAAGCTCTATAACCGCAAGTATTTCGATGCCCGGGTCGTGCAGTATGTCAAAAGCGCCGTCCCCGTGTCCGTCATCTTCAGCGACATCGATAATTTCAAGAAGCTGAACGATACGAAGGGCCACCATATGGGCGACAAGGTGCTGAAACAGGTGGCGCGGATTCTTACTGAGGAAACCGACGAGAGCGGCATCTGCGGAAGATACGGGGGCGAGGAGATGGTCATCCTGGTCAAAGATCCCGATACGGACCCGCTGGAGCTCGCCGAACGGATCCGCCAAAGGGTCGAAAAAGAAACGGTCGTTACCGTAAGCATGGGATGCAAAAAGTGGCG
- a CDS encoding glycosyltransferase family 4 protein has product MRILQALFFPPEQPGGVSSMVPFMLDRFNKRGWEMDLFSLPKRVRSKGSEEVTFSTFDWKVYEGHPIVDKYIQTFKDYVWWTKMRQTKTYDLIHAHHPIAALVMKRLFPDIPLIMTIHSSYERELILNGRIQENGPEHQFLTSIYRELEETVDQLITVSNSFKQYLADYVQEPEKIGVIPNGFDEKRFKPVHHENKVPQLITVCRLVPAKGLDTLLLACAELRRRGHPFVLHLIGDGPMRPELEALAIEQGLYEDTIFYGYMLHPEDFMPFFDVFVLPSQAEAFGSVFAEAALCGLAVVGTQVGGIAEQIEHGVNGLLVPVGDVQALAGALEKVIGDPMYRYQLGRVALEKATKSYSMSRVVQQLRGVYRTYRKEKKDT; this is encoded by the coding sequence ATGCGTATACTGCAAGCGTTATTTTTTCCGCCGGAGCAGCCGGGCGGCGTATCCTCCATGGTGCCCTTCATGCTGGACCGATTCAATAAGCGCGGCTGGGAGATGGACCTGTTCTCCCTGCCGAAACGGGTGCGCAGCAAGGGGAGCGAGGAAGTGACGTTCTCCACGTTCGATTGGAAGGTCTATGAGGGCCACCCTATCGTGGATAAATACATACAGACGTTCAAGGATTATGTCTGGTGGACGAAGATGCGCCAGACCAAGACCTATGATCTCATTCATGCTCATCATCCCATTGCCGCTCTTGTGATGAAGCGTCTGTTCCCGGACATTCCGCTGATCATGACGATCCACTCGAGTTATGAGCGGGAGCTGATCCTGAACGGCCGCATCCAGGAGAACGGCCCTGAGCATCAGTTCCTTACCTCCATCTACCGTGAGCTTGAGGAGACGGTGGACCAGCTCATTACGGTGTCGAATTCCTTCAAACAGTATCTTGCCGACTACGTGCAGGAGCCTGAGAAGATCGGCGTCATCCCGAACGGGTTCGACGAGAAGCGGTTCAAGCCGGTGCACCATGAGAACAAGGTGCCTCAGCTCATTACCGTCTGCCGTCTCGTTCCCGCCAAGGGCCTCGATACGCTGCTGCTCGCCTGCGCCGAACTGCGCCGCCGGGGGCATCCCTTCGTGCTGCACCTGATCGGTGACGGGCCGATGCGGCCGGAGCTTGAAGCGCTGGCCATCGAGCAGGGCCTCTACGAAGACACGATCTTCTACGGCTACATGCTGCATCCGGAAGACTTCATGCCGTTCTTCGACGTCTTCGTTCTCCCGTCGCAGGCGGAGGCGTTCGGCTCCGTATTTGCTGAGGCTGCCCTCTGCGGCCTGGCGGTCGTCGGGACGCAGGTGGGCGGCATCGCCGAGCAGATCGAGCACGGGGTGAACGGCCTGCTTGTTCCGGTAGGCGACGTGCAGGCGCTGGCGGGCGCGCTGGAGAAGGTCATCGGGGACCCGATGTACCGCTATCAGCTCGGACGCGTGGCTCTCGAGAAGGCGACGAAGTCGTATTCGATGTCGCGGGTCGTCCAGCAGCTGCGGGGCGTGTACCGGACGTACCGGAAGGAAAAAAAGGACACGTAG
- a CDS encoding EamA family transporter: MWFVFAAASALCFGLRGILYQWSSQRPLDRNLMLFGVYFCGMVVALAASLLTSAAWSPAVWMGALLGLFSFTSNAAMYKGYAVGKASLVAMFTGLPPVVVVLLAFLLWGEKLNGWQLAAFLIIVAGVLMIRYSNDISLKNLQGAHWGAIAMLFFGLTDLSTKGATMMGAATLPTLTLMYGTGTVLFGLMWRLGRSQADAAQREAVAARSELAAAQESGAAEGPSPAPAAWTGSRTFLWGMIVGLTNISGMMLIMPAFRLGVTGLVSVVSAMNVVIVLLYARFGLREPFTRLEAAGLTAALIGVIVLRLAS; the protein is encoded by the coding sequence ATGTGGTTTGTCTTTGCCGCCGCTTCGGCCCTGTGCTTCGGGCTAAGGGGCATTCTGTATCAATGGTCGTCCCAGCGTCCGCTGGACCGCAATCTGATGCTCTTCGGCGTCTATTTCTGCGGTATGGTCGTGGCTCTGGCCGCCAGCCTGCTCACCTCCGCCGCCTGGAGTCCGGCCGTGTGGATGGGCGCGCTGCTCGGCCTCTTCTCCTTCACCTCCAACGCCGCGATGTACAAAGGATATGCCGTCGGCAAAGCCTCGCTCGTCGCGATGTTCACCGGCCTCCCCCCTGTTGTCGTCGTGCTGCTCGCATTCCTGCTCTGGGGCGAGAAGCTTAACGGCTGGCAGCTGGCCGCCTTCCTGATCATCGTCGCCGGCGTGCTCATGATCCGCTATTCCAACGACATCTCCCTGAAGAATCTGCAGGGGGCCCATTGGGGCGCGATCGCCATGCTGTTCTTCGGTCTGACGGACCTCTCGACGAAGGGAGCCACGATGATGGGAGCGGCCACCCTGCCGACCCTTACCCTGATGTACGGGACCGGCACCGTGCTCTTCGGCCTCATGTGGCGGCTTGGCCGCAGTCAGGCGGATGCCGCACAGAGGGAAGCCGTCGCTGCCCGCAGCGAGCTGGCCGCCGCTCAGGAAAGCGGAGCGGCCGAAGGGCCTTCCCCCGCCCCCGCAGCCTGGACCGGCAGCCGCACGTTCCTGTGGGGCATGATCGTAGGCCTGACGAACATCTCCGGCATGATGCTCATCATGCCGGCCTTCCGGCTCGGCGTCACCGGGCTCGTCTCCGTCGTCTCCGCGATGAACGTCGTGATCGTGCTGCTCTACGCCCGCTTCGGGCTCCGCGAGCCGTTCACCCGGCTGGAGGCGGCCGGCCTGACGGCGGCGCTGATCGGCGTGATCGTGCTGCGTCTGGCCTCGTAG
- a CDS encoding glucose 1-dehydrogenase, whose product MTKVAAVTGGAQGIGRAVSLAFASAGYDIAAADPDKEGGLELVQEIRRLGGRAMYVPADVSKEEDVERWFKLIREDFGRIDVLVNNAGIMRPGSMLELPLAAFDEVLGVNLRGTYMCSRLAARLMKEQRSGVILNMSSTRALMSEPDTESYAASKGGLLSLTHAMAVSLGRYGIRVNAISPGWIETSDWQKASARRKPVHSERDRLQHPAGRVGAPPDIASACLYLASDQASFITGQNLVIDGGMTVKMIYEEE is encoded by the coding sequence ATGACGAAGGTTGCCGCCGTAACGGGCGGAGCCCAGGGAATCGGCCGGGCGGTCTCCCTCGCTTTCGCTTCGGCCGGCTATGACATCGCAGCCGCCGACCCCGATAAGGAAGGGGGGCTGGAGCTGGTGCAGGAGATCCGCAGGCTCGGAGGCAGGGCCATGTATGTGCCGGCCGATGTCTCCAAGGAAGAGGACGTGGAGCGGTGGTTCAAGCTGATCCGCGAAGATTTCGGAAGAATCGATGTGCTGGTCAATAACGCCGGCATCATGCGGCCCGGGTCGATGCTCGAGCTGCCGCTCGCCGCGTTCGACGAGGTGCTCGGGGTCAATCTTCGCGGCACCTATATGTGCTCGCGCCTCGCCGCCAGGCTGATGAAGGAGCAGCGCTCCGGCGTCATCCTCAACATGTCCTCCACCCGGGCCCTGATGTCGGAGCCCGATACGGAGTCCTACGCCGCCTCCAAGGGAGGCCTGCTCTCGCTCACGCACGCGATGGCTGTGTCGCTCGGCCGCTACGGCATCCGGGTGAACGCCATCTCCCCCGGCTGGATCGAGACGTCCGACTGGCAGAAGGCTTCGGCCCGCCGCAAGCCCGTCCACTCCGAACGGGACCGGCTGCAGCATCCCGCCGGCCGTGTCGGCGCCCCGCCGGACATCGCCTCCGCCTGCCTGTATCTGGCCAGCGACCAGGCGTCGTTCATCACCGGCCAGAACCTCGTCATCGACGGAGGCATGACGGTGAAGATGATCTACGAAGAAGAATAA
- a CDS encoding membrane protein: MKKWTGVLQVSFTYVGTVVGAGFATGQEILQFFTRYGWMATFTIGISTFLFIWLGIKLMILANDVGAKSYEDLNKLLFGEKAGGWVSLLTLISLFGVSTVMLAGSGAVFSEQLGFPHQLGLLFTLVLAYILLVRGMDAIMAVNTVVVPLMGGFICLIVWQTIGTPGAGNWLTLESDYPAVRIWFSPLLYAAFNLTMAQAVLVPLGVRVGDRSVLRWGGIIGGIWIGVMLLAGHFALSAHMPGITQYDIPTGQLIHRVGPVLQLLFVLVIYGEIFTTLLSDVYGLVLQLEQRTRWSYQVLLPVILCLCYFVSQVGFKTLLSSLYPLFGMLSLAWLVLMILRRSPASGGA; this comes from the coding sequence ATGAAAAAATGGACTGGCGTCTTGCAGGTCAGTTTTACCTATGTGGGCACGGTGGTCGGCGCCGGCTTCGCCACAGGGCAGGAGATCCTCCAGTTCTTTACCCGGTACGGGTGGATGGCCACCTTCACCATCGGGATCTCCACGTTCCTGTTCATCTGGCTCGGCATCAAGCTCATGATTCTGGCAAACGATGTAGGCGCCAAATCGTATGAGGATCTCAACAAGCTGCTCTTCGGCGAGAAGGCGGGCGGGTGGGTCAGCCTGCTCACGCTGATCTCCCTCTTCGGCGTGTCCACGGTAATGCTCGCGGGCTCCGGCGCCGTATTCTCGGAGCAGCTCGGCTTCCCGCACCAGCTCGGCCTGCTGTTCACCCTGGTTCTTGCCTACATCCTGCTGGTCCGGGGCATGGATGCGATCATGGCGGTGAATACCGTGGTCGTTCCCCTCATGGGCGGCTTCATCTGTCTGATCGTCTGGCAGACGATCGGCACCCCCGGAGCCGGCAATTGGCTTACGCTCGAGTCGGACTACCCTGCCGTCCGGATCTGGTTCTCTCCCCTGCTCTACGCCGCCTTCAATCTCACCATGGCGCAGGCGGTGCTCGTTCCGCTCGGGGTGCGTGTCGGTGACCGCAGCGTGCTCCGCTGGGGCGGGATCATCGGCGGGATCTGGATCGGCGTCATGCTCCTTGCGGGACATTTTGCCCTCTCCGCCCACATGCCCGGCATCACCCAATACGACATTCCGACAGGCCAGCTGATCCACCGCGTCGGACCGGTGCTGCAGCTGCTCTTCGTACTCGTCATCTACGGCGAGATCTTCACCACCCTGCTCTCCGACGTGTACGGGCTGGTTCTGCAGCTCGAGCAGCGGACAAGATGGTCTTACCAGGTTCTCCTGCCGGTCATTCTGTGTCTGTGCTACTTCGTCAGCCAGGTCGGCTTCAAGACGCTGCTCTCGTCGCTCTATCCCTTATTCGGCATGCTCTCGCTCGCCTGGCTGGTCCTGATGATTCTCCGCCGGAGTCCCGCTTCCGGAGGCGCCTGA
- a CDS encoding DedA family protein, with protein sequence MEHLLQYINQYGYIALYGLLALGIVGVPVPDEILMTTVGTLTTSHNPVLHFGTTLLVSFLGAMTGMVVSYALGRTVGKPFLYKYGRWIKLTPERLAVAEGWFKKYGMWAVFFGYYVPGVRHFTCYLAGVSNVRIWRYLLYAGSGALVWVTTFLTLGHVIGANALRLLHSLHHHMALPIVLILILVVGAFLFLRYRRRKKSAFGSSSE encoded by the coding sequence GTGGAGCATCTTCTGCAGTATATAAACCAGTACGGTTATATCGCACTGTACGGGCTGCTGGCGCTGGGGATTGTCGGGGTGCCGGTGCCCGATGAGATTCTGATGACGACCGTGGGTACCCTGACAACGTCCCATAATCCCGTACTGCATTTCGGCACGACGCTCCTGGTGTCGTTCCTCGGGGCGATGACGGGGATGGTGGTCAGCTATGCGCTGGGCCGTACGGTGGGCAAGCCCTTCCTGTACAAATACGGGCGTTGGATCAAGCTGACACCGGAGCGGCTCGCCGTAGCGGAGGGTTGGTTCAAGAAGTACGGCATGTGGGCGGTCTTCTTCGGCTACTATGTGCCGGGCGTACGTCATTTTACCTGCTACTTGGCAGGAGTGAGCAATGTGAGGATCTGGCGGTACCTGCTTTACGCCGGAAGCGGTGCACTCGTCTGGGTAACCACGTTCCTCACGCTTGGACATGTCATCGGGGCCAATGCCCTCCGTCTGCTTCACAGTCTTCATCATCATATGGCGCTGCCGATCGTACTCATCCTTATTCTCGTTGTAGGCGCATTCCTGTTCCTGCGGTACCGGCGCCGCAAAAAGTCGGCCTTCGGCTCATCCTCGGAGTAA
- a CDS encoding xanthine phosphoribosyltransferase codes for MELLKEKIREVGVVVSDEVIKLDAILNHAVDPVLTTEMGREFARRYREQRVTKVLTIESSGIPIAFAAAQELGVPMVFARRKKTLNTDTETYCERVPSFTKGFVTDIMVGKEFLSENDRVVLIDDFIANGDAARGLIRIIRRSGAELLGLGIAVEKSFQAGGRTIRESGVRVESLVRISSLAGGRIEFE; via the coding sequence ATGGAATTGTTGAAAGAAAAGATTCGCGAAGTGGGTGTGGTGGTTTCAGACGAGGTCATCAAGCTGGACGCCATTCTCAACCACGCGGTGGATCCCGTCCTGACGACGGAGATGGGCCGCGAATTCGCCAGACGCTACCGGGAGCAGCGCGTGACGAAGGTCCTGACGATCGAATCCTCAGGCATTCCGATCGCCTTCGCAGCAGCCCAGGAGCTTGGGGTGCCGATGGTGTTCGCACGCCGCAAAAAGACGCTGAACACGGACACCGAAACGTACTGCGAGCGCGTGCCTTCGTTCACCAAAGGGTTTGTAACGGACATTATGGTGGGTAAAGAATTCTTGAGCGAGAATGACCGCGTCGTGCTTATCGACGACTTCATCGCCAATGGCGATGCGGCCCGCGGGCTGATCCGGATCATCCGCCGCTCCGGCGCGGAGCTTCTCGGCCTCGGCATTGCCGTAGAGAAGTCCTTCCAGGCCGGCGGACGGACCATCCGCGAGTCGGGCGTACGCGTGGAATCGCTTGTGAGAATCTCGTCGCTCGCCGGCGGACGCATCGAGTTCGAGTAA
- a CDS encoding adenosylcobinamide amidohydrolase — translation MRGAQYEPLPIEGLRFGYVDSGYESVMIVESGTPMRVLNSSMWGEGFTASRRLVNRQVSKHYLADDPLEEMRAYFEGQGMPWEETAALLTAAELHDRGTRYVELGLGGGVYTWVTAGLRNKIRGGKDCEESALYPGTINTIVVVDGHLTDAAFVNAVITATEAKTAALQDLDVRLEDCGLTATGTSTDAVIIAALQRGERFRYAGISTTLGYAISRTVYESTVESAARYLNRQTLSPGE, via the coding sequence ATGAGAGGGGCCCAGTACGAGCCGCTCCCGATCGAGGGGCTGCGCTTCGGATACGTGGACAGCGGGTACGAAAGCGTGATGATCGTCGAGAGCGGCACGCCGATGCGTGTGCTGAATTCCTCGATGTGGGGCGAGGGGTTCACTGCCTCCCGCAGGCTGGTCAACCGTCAGGTCTCGAAGCATTACCTTGCCGATGATCCGCTGGAGGAAATGCGGGCTTATTTCGAGGGGCAGGGCATGCCCTGGGAGGAAACCGCGGCACTGCTCACGGCCGCCGAGCTTCATGACCGGGGAACCCGATATGTGGAGCTGGGACTCGGCGGCGGCGTATATACCTGGGTCACGGCCGGACTGCGCAACAAGATCCGGGGCGGCAAAGACTGCGAGGAATCGGCCCTGTATCCCGGCACGATCAATACCATCGTGGTGGTGGACGGGCATCTGACGGACGCAGCCTTCGTGAATGCGGTCATTACCGCAACGGAAGCGAAGACCGCCGCGCTGCAGGACCTCGACGTACGTCTGGAGGACTGCGGGCTGACCGCAACGGGCACATCCACGGACGCCGTCATCATTGCAGCGCTTCAGCGCGGGGAGCGTTTCCGGTACGCGGGCATCTCAACGACGCTCGGGTATGCGATATCCCGTACGGTTTATGAGTCGACGGTGGAATCGGCTGCCAGGTATTTGAACCGCCAGACCCTGTCTCCGGGGGAATGA
- a CDS encoding IS1182 family transposase, whose translation MIQQQQSLVLSPYAALYDIVVPKDNMLRQINELVDFTFIFEELQTKYCLDNGRNAIDPIRMFKYLLLKAIFELSDVDIVERSKYDLSFKYFLGMAPEDPVIDPSSLTKFRKLRLKDINLLDMLIGKTVDLAIELKILKSNSIIVDATHTKARYNQKSPLEILRDRARKLRKSVYTMDESLKAKMPAKNTSDVLEDEIEYCQKLVTFIELESGIAQVPKVLNPLHLLKETVEDDIEQLRLTADPDARVGHKSADSAFFGYKTHLAMTEERIITAAVITTGEKNDGKQLQTLIEKSNAAGMQVKTVIGDTAYSEKDNILYTTNNEIELVAKLNPLITQGSRKKEEEFLFNKDAGMYVCPAGHMATRKARQGKKGVGKNQQDTYYFDVEICKSCPLKEGCYKEGAKSKTYSVTIKSDEHAEQMAFQETEYFKAKSKERYKIEAKNSELKHRHGYDVATSSGLIGIEMQGAMAIFAVNLKRILKLVD comes from the coding sequence ATGATTCAACAACAACAAAGCTTGGTTCTGAGCCCTTACGCGGCTCTGTATGATATCGTCGTGCCGAAGGACAACATGCTCCGTCAAATTAACGAACTGGTGGACTTCACTTTTATCTTTGAAGAACTGCAGACAAAATATTGTTTGGACAACGGACGTAACGCCATTGACCCCATCAGAATGTTTAAATATTTGTTGCTGAAAGCCATCTTTGAACTATCTGACGTAGATATTGTCGAGCGTTCTAAGTATGACCTGTCGTTTAAGTATTTCCTGGGCATGGCACCGGAGGATCCGGTCATCGACCCGAGTTCTCTGACAAAATTCCGCAAACTGCGGCTCAAAGACATCAACTTATTGGACATGCTCATTGGTAAGACGGTAGACCTCGCTATCGAACTGAAAATCCTGAAGAGCAACTCCATAATCGTCGACGCTACGCATACAAAAGCGCGCTACAATCAGAAGTCGCCGCTAGAAATTCTGCGAGACCGTGCACGAAAGCTGCGAAAGTCCGTTTACACGATGGATGAATCGCTCAAAGCCAAAATGCCCGCAAAGAACACGAGCGACGTACTCGAAGACGAAATCGAGTATTGTCAAAAGCTTGTGACCTTCATCGAGTTGGAATCCGGGATCGCGCAAGTACCAAAGGTTTTGAATCCGTTACACCTGCTGAAGGAAACGGTGGAGGATGACATCGAACAGCTTCGTCTAACGGCGGATCCGGATGCTCGAGTGGGACATAAAAGCGCCGATTCTGCATTCTTTGGATATAAAACTCATCTGGCCATGACGGAGGAGCGCATCATAACGGCAGCTGTCATTACAACAGGCGAGAAGAATGACGGCAAGCAGCTGCAGACGCTCATCGAAAAAAGCAATGCAGCAGGAATGCAAGTTAAGACCGTCATTGGCGATACCGCCTACTCCGAGAAGGATAATATTTTGTACACAACGAACAATGAGATTGAACTTGTAGCAAAACTCAATCCGCTGATCACGCAAGGCAGCCGTAAGAAAGAAGAGGAATTTCTATTCAACAAAGATGCCGGCATGTACGTATGCCCGGCTGGTCACATGGCGACTCGAAAGGCCCGGCAAGGCAAAAAAGGCGTCGGTAAAAACCAACAGGATACCTATTATTTTGACGTAGAGATCTGCAAGAGCTGTCCGCTCAAGGAGGGCTGTTACAAAGAAGGCGCCAAGAGTAAAACTTATTCCGTAACGATTAAATCTGATGAACACGCGGAACAGATGGCGTTCCAGGAAACGGAATATTTCAAGGCGAAATCCAAAGAGCGCTACAAGATCGAAGCGAAAAACAGCGAACTCAAACATAGACACGGGTATGATGTTGCCACATCTTCGGGTCTGATTGGCATAGAAATGCAAGGTGCAATGGCCATATTCGCTGTAAATCTTAAGCGTATACTGAAGCTGGTAGATTGA
- a CDS encoding LCP family protein yields the protein MRKWVKYVIVGIIVAGGAAGWVYRELLPSRHFEEKEHPVVAVPAADLPASAEVSAAAGQPEAAAEKPETGTQEKADPGAFNVLVLGLDTLGRQSSRSDVIMLSRVKPQERKVNLVSIPRDTRVPLPGIGLTKVNHAHFMAELKGGGEAGTEASIQAVSNLLQVPVHYYVKMNFKGFVDFIDEIGGVDIDIPADVFLTAIQQNLPAGRQHLDGWKALAFVRERYSLDNGDFGRQADQSALIRAVVHKLLSPERLPELPGLIQKIKKDVIDTNLTDSDILSLTLMYKDLMPEDMVYVQLPGAALTAQDPLVGQPLWYWEPDLPAVRSIGSQYLR from the coding sequence ATGCGAAAGTGGGTCAAATACGTAATCGTCGGCATCATTGTGGCGGGCGGAGCCGCCGGATGGGTCTACAGGGAACTTCTGCCCTCCCGGCATTTCGAAGAGAAGGAGCATCCGGTGGTGGCCGTCCCTGCCGCCGATCTTCCGGCATCGGCCGAAGTCTCGGCGGCCGCCGGGCAGCCGGAGGCTGCCGCGGAGAAGCCGGAGACCGGCACCCAGGAGAAGGCGGACCCGGGCGCCTTCAATGTTCTGGTTCTGGGTCTGGATACGCTCGGCCGGCAGTCTTCCCGGTCGGACGTGATTATGCTGAGCCGCGTGAAGCCGCAGGAGCGCAAGGTCAACCTCGTCTCGATCCCGCGGGACACCCGGGTTCCTCTCCCCGGCATCGGCCTGACGAAAGTCAATCACGCGCATTTCATGGCGGAACTGAAGGGGGGCGGGGAAGCCGGTACGGAGGCTTCCATTCAGGCCGTAAGCAACCTGCTGCAGGTGCCCGTCCATTATTATGTCAAAATGAATTTCAAGGGCTTCGTCGACTTCATCGATGAAATCGGCGGAGTCGATATCGATATCCCGGCCGACGTCTTCCTGACGGCCATCCAGCAGAACCTCCCCGCCGGCCGGCAGCACCTGGACGGGTGGAAGGCGCTGGCTTTTGTGCGGGAGCGCTACTCGCTCGACAACGGGGACTTCGGGCGTCAGGCCGACCAGTCGGCCCTGATCCGGGCGGTCGTCCACAAGCTCTTGTCCCCCGAACGGCTGCCCGAGCTGCCGGGACTCATCCAGAAGATCAAGAAGGATGTCATCGATACGAACCTCACCGACAGCGACATCCTCTCCCTGACGCTGATGTACAAGGATTTGATGCCGGAGGATATGGTCTACGTACAGCTCCCGGGAGCCGCGCTCACGGCACAGGATCCGCTGGTGGGCCAGCCGCTGTGGTACTGGGAGCCGGACCTGCCGGCGGTCCGCAGCATCGGCAGCCAGTATTTACGCTGA